The DNA segment TGTTCCCGAATCCGTGCTGCCGGGGGTTCGGGCGCTGGTCGATGAGGCGGCAGAAACGATGCAGAGAGAACATGCCCGCCGACTGGCGGCGCTCAAAGGAGGGCAACGCGATGACCACGAGTGAAGTCGGGGCGGGCGACATCGAGCGGGCCTGGATGCGCTGCGCGCAGGCCAATCCCACTGCGCCGCCCGAATATGCGATGTGCCCCGATGCGGCGAAAATCGCCGATGTGTATGCCCGTGTCCTGGCGCTGAACCTGCAGACCGTCGATCTGCAAACCCTACGGGCCGAGACACGCGAGGCGCTGATGCGGTGGTGGCCTACGGAGCGTTCAAACCCATGAGCAAGAATCAGAAATCCGAAGATGTGGACAGCGGCGGGCCGACCGACGCCAAAAAGCCGGATGAAACGCCTATCGACCGCATGCGGCGCAATGCGTACCTGAACAGCAAGGGCATCACGCCCAGCGGGCAGTTCCAGCTTGATCTGATTTTTCCGAAAGAGATTGGTGTTCGTGAGGACTTGCGGCATATCCCGAACGAGTATGCGCGTTCGGCGATTTTCACCGCGCGCAACAAGAGAGAGCCGCGCCGAACCCTCATGCGCGAAAAGCTATTTCACTACAACGAGCATGTTTCCATCCTCTACACCGGCATCGAGCTGCGCGCCGAGGATGATGAACTTGTTTGGCTACAAA comes from the Thiomonas arsenitoxydans genome and includes:
- a CDS encoding DUF3717 domain-containing protein; this translates as MTTSEVGAGDIERAWMRCAQANPTAPPEYAMCPDAAKIADVYARVLALNLQTVDLQTLRAETREALMRWWPTERSNP